DNA sequence from the Methylacidiphilum kamchatkense Kam1 genome:
CCTATATTCTTCTTGTTCCCTATTCGAAGTGGTGGCGTAGCCAGATTTGAGGAAACCAAAAAATAAAAAGCAAAGTAGCACACAAGAAGATCGTAAAAAAAGAGAGTTCATAGAAAGTCTATGGATTATATATCCTCTTATTTGATCCCAAAAAACTCGGCTTGACACCAACTGACTGCATAATGGACAAGCTCTTCGGTCGATTTAATTTTCAATTTTTCCTTGATTGAACTCCTGTAGGATTCGACAGTTTTAATACTAATATGAAGCTGTTCGGCAATCTGTCTGATGCCAAGACCTTTGCCTATCAGTTGGAAAATTTCAAATTCCCTGTTGCTTAGAAGCTGAGTGGGGTTATTTATTGTTTTTTGGTTCTTAGAAGAGATATTAGAAATAATTTCGTTAGAAACCCTTGGACTGACCGCTATTTCTCCCCGGGACACTTTGTAAATGGCCTCGATCAGTTTTTCAACTCCTTCAGTTTTCATTACATATCCTCTTGCCCCTGCTTTCAAAGCCCTTTCTGCATAAATCATTTCATCATGCATCGAAAAAACAAGATTGGAAACATTGGGATAAGCAAATCGAATATCTCGGATCAATTCTAAACCATTTTTACCAGGCATCGAGAGGTTTATGATGGCTACATCGGGTAGTGTCTTGCCTATCTTTTCAAATCCATCGTAAGCATTGCTAGCTTCTCCGCAAACTATGA
Encoded proteins:
- a CDS encoding response regulator; translation: MEIKNKTRTEKIKVFIVDDHPIVREGIAQLLSKEKNIIVCGEASNAYDGFEKIGKTLPDVAIINLSMPGKNGLELIRDIRFAYPNVSNLVFSMHDEMIYAERALKAGARGYVMKTEGVEKLIEAIYKVSRGEIAVSPRVSNEIISNISSKNQKTINNPTQLLSNREFEIFQLIGKGLGIRQIAEQLHISIKTVESYRSSIKEKLKIKSTEELVHYAVSWCQAEFFGIK